The following proteins are co-located in the Cardiocondyla obscurior isolate alpha-2009 linkage group LG12, Cobs3.1, whole genome shotgun sequence genome:
- the LOC139107330 gene encoding cytosolic 10-formyltetrahydrofolate dehydrogenase: MAQLKVAIIGQSPFAAEVYKLLRQNGHQVTGVFTIPDKGSREDSLAATAKADNTPVFKIKTWRSKGATLPEILKLYQSIEVDLNVLPFCSQFIPMEVINHPRHRSICYHPSLLPRHRGASAISWTLIQGDNTAGFSIFWPDDGLDTGPVLLQKSCKVEPNDTVDSLYNNFLYPEGIKAMGEAVDLVAKGIAPSVPQPEEGATYDPLLNKKELQKINWSKPAKEIHDFIRGLDSTPGAWTTLDGEEVRLFGSSLWKDKQPEAEKTVDLEERKGIVHQGGLLIEAVDKRFVNVERIKIGTKTIPASKYGQANDSKVVELTEEEVKTTDGLRQIWANILKIEIDDDTDFFASGGGSMDVVRLVEEVKDNCGVTLQNVDVFMAPVFKEFATTVVLAARGNLAAKEIKYDAVELQANNRTLRFPRQLFIDGQFVNGHGKPIDTINPHDESVICTVESANAEDVDIAVRAAKKAFEEGEWGKISARERGTLLFKLADLMEEHKEELATLETLDSGAVYTLALKTHVGMSIETWRYFAGWCDKIQGSTIPISHARPNRNLTFTRREPIGVCGLVTPWNYPLMMLSWKMAACLAAGNTVVMKPAQASPLTALKFAELSSRAGIPPGVINIVCGFGSQVGNAIVGHPLIRKLGFTGSTQIGQTIMRCCADSNLKKVSLELGGKSPLVIFEDADIQQAVRIGMGGVFFNKGENCIAAGRLFVEETIHDEFVRRVVDEVKKIAIGNPLDRSTAHGPQNHKAHLDKLLEFVQKGVEEGAKLVYGGKRLNRPGWYFEPTVFTNVEDNMYIAKEESFGPIMVISKFSSKNIDQMITRANNTEFGLASGVLTKDISRALRFAEKIEAGTVFINTYNKTDVAAPFGGFKMSGFGKDLGQEALNEYLKTKTVTIEY; encoded by the exons ATGGCGCAGCTCAAGGTGGCTATTATCGGACAGAGTCCATTCGCGGCGGAAGTCTACAAGCTTTTGCGACAGAATGGACACCAGGTGACCGGAGTGTTTACGATCCCGGATAAAGGATCTCGCGAAGACTCGCTAG cGGCCACTGCCAAGGCTGATAACACGCCGGTTTTCAAGATCAAGACCTGGAGAAGTAAGGGAGCGACCTTGCCAGAAATCTTAAAGCTATACCAGAGCATCGAAGTGGATCTCAACGTCCTCCCCTTTTGTAGTCAATTCATCCCCATGGAAGTCATTAATCATCCTCGTCATCGGAGCATATGTTACCATCCGTCTCTGTTGCCCAGGCACAGAGGAGCGAGTGCTATAAGCTG gACATTAATCCAAGGAGATAATACCGCAGGGTTCTCAATTTTCTGGCCAGACGATGGGCTAGATACCGGGCCAGTACTTCTTCAGAAATCGTGCAAAGTGGAACCGAACGATACGGTAGACAGCTTGTACAATAATTTCCTTTACCCAGAGGGTATCAAAGCCATGGGCGAAGCGGTGGACCTTGTCGCTAAGGGAATTGCACCCTCGGTACCGCAACCAGAGGAAGGTGCGACCTATGACCCTCTGCTAAATAAGAAAGAACTCCAGAAGATTAATTGGTCCAAGCCGGCTAAGGAGATTCACGATTTTATTCGTGGTCTGGATAGCACACCGGGAGCCTGGACGACGCTGGACGGCGAGGAGGTGCGTCTTTTCGGTTCATCTCTGTGGAAGGATAAGCAACCGGAAGCCGAGAAAACAGTAGACCTCGAGGAGCGAAAAGGAATCGTGCATCAAGGCGGTTTGCTGATCGAGGCCGTCGACAAGCGGTTCGTTAACgtagaaagaattaaaatcggAACAAAGACCATTCCGGCAAGTAAGTACGGACAGGCTAACGACAGCAAAGTCGTAGAGTTAACGGAAGAGGAAGTAAAAACTACCGACGGTCTGCGGCAGATCTGGGCGAATATACTCAAAATCGAAATTGATGACGATACGGATTTCTTTGCTTCCG GTGGGGGCAGCATGGACGTAGTACGACTAGTCGAAGAAGTAAAAGATAACTGCGGCGTTACCCTGCAAAATGTCGACGTTTTTATGGCGCCGGTTTTTAAGGAGTTTGCCACGACGGTCGTACTCGCAGCTCGAGGAAACTTGGCTGCGAAGGAGATTAAATACGACGCGGTAGAGTTGCAGGCGAATAATAGGACTTTGAGATTCCCCAGGCAGCTCTTCATCGACGGTCAGTTTGTTAACGGACACGGTAAACCCATCGACACGATAAATCCTCACGACGAAAGCGTGATCTGCACGGTGGAAAGTGCGAACGCTGAGGATGTCGATATAGCCGTTAGAGCCGCAAAAAAAGCCTTCGAAGAGGGTGAATGGGGCAAAATCAGTGCTAGAGAGCGCGGAACATTATTATTCAA ATTAGCGGATTTAATGGAGGAGCACAAGGAAGAATTAGCCACTCTGGAGACTCTCGACTCCGGTGCAGTTTATACTCTCGCTCTGAAAACTCACGTAGGCATGTCCATCGAAACCTGGCGCTACTTCGCCGGCTGGTGTGACAAAATCCAAGGCTCGACGATACCCATCTCGCACGCGCGTCCGAACCGGAATCTCACGTTCACGCGGCGCGAACCGATCGGCGTTTGCGGCCTGGTCACTCCCTGGAACTACCCTCTGATGATGTTGTCGTGGAAGATGGCGGCCTGCCTAGCGGCTGGCAATACTGTGGTGATGAAACCGGCTCAGGCATCTCCTCTGACAGCCCTGAAATTCGCTGAGCTGTCCTCACGCGCCGGAATCCCGCCCGGTGTCATCAACATCGTTTGTGGCTTCGGCAGTCAAGTCGGAAACGCTATAGTCGGGCATCCTTTGATCAGAAAGCTGGGCTTCACCGGTTCTACACAGATTGGCCAAACCATTATGAGATGCTGCGCCGACAGTAATCTAAAAAAAGTATCGTTGGAACTTGGCGGTAAGAGTCCCCTCGTCATCTTCGAGGACGCCGACATTCAGCAAGCAGTCAGGATCGGTATGGGTGGGGTGTTCTTCAATAAAGGCGAAAATTGCATCGCCGCCG GGCGACTTTTCGTCGAGGAGACTATCCATGACGAGTTCGTGCGACGCGTGGTCGACGAGGTGAAAAAAATCGCCATCGGCAATCCATTGGACAGGAGCACAGCTCACGGGCCGCAAAATCATAAGGCTCATCTGGACAAACTTCTCGAGTTCGTACAGAAGGGAGTTGAAGAGGGTGCTAAATTGGTTTACGGTGGCAAGAGGCTCAATCGCCCCGGCTGGTATTTCGAGCCGACTGTATTTACAAATGTCGAGGATAACATGTACATTGCGAAGGAAGAGTCCTTTGGTCCGATCATGGTAATTTCGAAGTTCAGCTCGAAGAATATCGATCAGATGATCACGCGGGCGAATAACACTGAATTCGGTTTGGCTTCGGGAGTTCTCACCAAGGATATCAGCAGGGCGCTCAGATTCGCAGAAAAAATCGAAGCTGGCACAGTGTTCATTAACACGTACAACAAGACCGACGTAGCAGCACCGTTTGGCGGCTTCAAGATGTCTGGATTCGGCAAGGATTTGGGGCAGGAGGCTCTTAATGAGTATCTTAAGACAAAAACAGTCACCATCGAATACTAG